In Mongoliitalea daihaiensis, one DNA window encodes the following:
- a CDS encoding peptidoglycan DD-metalloendopeptidase family protein yields the protein MEYPSIKQFLANTSVYPVLGKALTLENTAQLDFSPSNERLRTVDLSNTEAFNFFVFDELRKQGKAFGIGGYFEHRAIYSRSQVFATAAEDFRDIHMGIDIWAAPLTPLFAPLDGVIHSFQDNAGFGNYGPTIILEHEINDQKLYTLYGHLCLEDLRDIHTGQVIKAGEKIAHIGPFPENGDWPPHLHFQLMWDMMGNWGDFPGVCSHREQEKFQAICPDPAYLIPFLI from the coding sequence ATGGAATATCCTTCGATCAAACAATTTCTTGCAAATACCAGTGTATATCCTGTTTTAGGCAAAGCGCTTACCTTGGAAAATACTGCCCAATTGGATTTTTCACCTAGCAATGAACGCTTGAGAACAGTTGATCTATCAAATACCGAAGCATTTAATTTTTTTGTTTTCGATGAACTCAGGAAACAAGGGAAGGCATTTGGGATCGGTGGTTATTTCGAACACCGGGCTATTTACAGCAGAAGTCAGGTCTTCGCTACCGCAGCGGAGGATTTTAGAGATATTCACATGGGCATTGATATTTGGGCTGCTCCTCTCACGCCCCTTTTCGCTCCCTTAGATGGAGTTATCCACAGTTTTCAGGATAATGCCGGCTTTGGTAATTATGGTCCTACCATCATTCTGGAACATGAAATCAACGATCAAAAACTTTACACCCTTTATGGCCACCTTTGTCTGGAAGACTTGAGGGATATCCACACAGGACAAGTCATCAAGGCAGGAGAAAAAATAGCGCATATAGGCCCTTTTCCCGAAAATGGTGACTGGCCTCCACACTTGCACTTCCAACTCATGTGGGATATGATGGGAAATTGGGGGGACTTTCCAGGAGTTTGCTCACACAGAGAACAAGAAAAATTTCAGGCCATCTGTCCAGATCCTGCTTATCTAATTCCTTTTTTAATTTGA
- a CDS encoding antitoxin Xre/MbcA/ParS toxin-binding domain-containing protein, which produces MAYSSKKYSFPSRLSDSQGISSFQEASEEHYFFKQDLGYATVAEPSLVEERFRLSETMVLFDYFQYTQAEIAVLMEVDPSTLVRWKKDDRLLTKLLTKSIKDMDKIVAKGIRIFGSEELFSTWLHTINEALGSQKPVDILLHPRGIDLVDQALDAMSWGTVF; this is translated from the coding sequence ATGGCGTATTCATCAAAAAAATATTCATTTCCCTCACGACTTTCCGATAGTCAGGGCATCTCATCCTTTCAGGAGGCTAGTGAGGAGCACTATTTTTTCAAGCAAGATTTAGGATACGCTACAGTCGCAGAGCCGTCTTTGGTAGAGGAGCGTTTTCGTCTATCGGAGACCATGGTTTTGTTTGATTATTTCCAATATACCCAAGCAGAGATTGCTGTATTGATGGAGGTAGACCCGAGCACATTAGTACGTTGGAAGAAAGATGATCGTTTATTGACCAAGTTGCTCACCAAAAGTATCAAGGATATGGATAAGATAGTTGCCAAAGGTATTCGCATATTTGGATCAGAGGAGTTGTTTTCCACTTGGCTTCATACCATCAATGAGGCTTTAGGCTCTCAAAAGCCTGTGGATATCTTATTGCATCCACGGGGGATAGATTTGGTGGATCAGGCATTGGATGCCATGTCTTGGGGTACAGTATTTTGA
- a CDS encoding type III pantothenate kinase produces the protein MFCSIDAGNSNIVFGFYDEVKKSWIHEFRVKTSKKLTVLALEKAVHLFFLENDIKIDELSGVGISSVVPEVNQVLQQFCSEYLGKSCYLIAADSYPLLSVKTGRPNEIGSDLMCNAFAAFERMAGPCIVVDFGTALTFTVIGEDGQILGVNIAPGLKTAIKSLFSNTSKLPEVALQLPDSLLGKDTVHAIQAGVLYGYVGLVKEMLKGIQLELGYRCHIIATGGLSSILTSVQQEFDLVDRYLTVDGIRLITLANQIKKGIR, from the coding sequence ATGTTTTGTTCAATTGATGCAGGTAATTCCAATATTGTTTTTGGCTTTTATGACGAAGTCAAGAAGTCTTGGATTCACGAATTTCGAGTAAAGACGTCTAAAAAACTCACTGTGCTAGCATTAGAAAAAGCTGTACACTTATTTTTTCTAGAAAATGACATCAAAATTGACGAATTGTCGGGCGTTGGAATTTCCTCTGTGGTACCGGAAGTCAATCAGGTGCTACAACAATTTTGCTCAGAATACCTTGGAAAATCTTGTTACCTGATTGCTGCGGATTCTTATCCTCTATTATCCGTGAAAACAGGACGTCCCAACGAAATAGGCTCCGATCTGATGTGTAATGCATTTGCTGCATTTGAACGGATGGCTGGTCCATGTATTGTGGTAGACTTTGGCACAGCCCTTACTTTTACGGTAATAGGAGAAGATGGGCAGATTTTGGGTGTGAATATTGCTCCTGGGTTGAAGACCGCTATCAAATCTTTATTTTCCAATACTTCCAAACTTCCAGAAGTAGCCCTTCAATTGCCTGATTCCTTACTCGGAAAAGATACCGTGCATGCCATTCAAGCAGGAGTATTGTATGGCTATGTAGGCCTAGTCAAGGAAATGCTCAAAGGCATCCAATTGGAATTGGGGTACCGCTGTCATATCATAGCTACAGGTGGCTTATCTTCAATTCTTACCTCTGTTCAGCAAGAGTTTGATTTAGTAGACCGATATTTGACAGTTGATGGAATTCGCTTGATTACCTTAGCCAATCAAATTAAAAAAGGAATTAGATAA
- a CDS encoding fatty acid desaturase family protein, translated as MRPPRFSAASSFHADLKERIKNYFAEKNLSPTGNFSLYFKAIVMVVAFIFIYVHLVFFTPFWPFAIFESIILGALTAGIGFNVMHDGAHGSFSRKGWVNELAGISINFLGANVFMWKTKHNVAHHSFTNVEDHDDDLNAGVFLRLGPAQKRYKLHRFQHRYFIFIYSILYFYWVFFTDYKKYVTRKVGETPIKKMNFMEHVSFWGFKVVHLFLFIFLPIYMVGFLPWLVGFLLLGLSTGVIMSVVFQLAHVLEETSFPTPHVETNKLEDDWAVHQLKTTANFATQNKVLSWFIGGLNYQIEHHLFPHISHIHYPAISQIIKETCREYGIPYIEHPKMRIAFASHVNHLRHLGKMD; from the coding sequence ATGCGTCCCCCTCGATTTAGTGCCGCGTCTTCCTTTCACGCCGATTTGAAAGAAAGGATTAAGAACTACTTTGCTGAAAAAAATCTTAGCCCTACAGGGAATTTCTCTCTGTACTTCAAGGCTATTGTAATGGTAGTTGCGTTTATTTTCATTTATGTTCACTTGGTGTTTTTTACACCATTTTGGCCATTTGCAATTTTTGAATCCATTATCCTGGGTGCTTTGACAGCTGGTATCGGCTTCAATGTCATGCATGACGGAGCCCATGGAAGTTTTAGTAGAAAAGGCTGGGTCAACGAATTGGCAGGGATATCTATCAATTTCTTAGGCGCCAACGTTTTCATGTGGAAAACCAAGCACAACGTGGCACACCATTCTTTTACTAATGTAGAAGATCATGACGATGATTTGAATGCCGGTGTTTTTCTACGTTTAGGCCCTGCGCAAAAGCGGTATAAATTGCACCGTTTTCAACACAGATATTTCATCTTTATTTATTCTATCCTGTATTTCTATTGGGTGTTTTTTACTGATTATAAAAAATACGTCACCAGAAAAGTAGGTGAAACGCCTATCAAGAAAATGAATTTTATGGAGCATGTTTCCTTTTGGGGCTTCAAAGTTGTGCACTTGTTTCTTTTCATATTCTTACCGATCTACATGGTTGGCTTCTTGCCTTGGTTGGTTGGCTTCTTGCTATTAGGGTTGTCCACAGGGGTGATTATGAGTGTGGTGTTTCAATTGGCCCATGTATTGGAAGAGACGTCATTTCCTACCCCTCACGTAGAGACAAATAAGTTGGAAGATGACTGGGCGGTACATCAGCTGAAAACTACCGCGAATTTTGCTACTCAAAATAAAGTTTTGTCATGGTTTATCGGTGGACTCAATTATCAAATTGAGCATCATCTCTTTCCACACATATCTCATATTCATTATCCCGCCATTTCTCAAATCATTAAAGAAACCTGCAGGGAGTATGGAATTCCTTACATTGAACATCCAAAAATGAGAATTGCTTTTGCCTCCCATGTCAACCATTTAAGGCATTTAGGTAAAATGGATTGA
- a CDS encoding aldo/keto reductase, producing the protein MQNLYTELAPGLTISRALTGLWQIADLERSGNVLDPLTTSLHMAPYLESGLTTFDMADHYGSAEVIAGTFRQKHPLGKNAVFFTKWVPKPGKSSFQETKAAVELALERMQLDQIPLLQYHAWNYLDPVWLDQLFWLKELKEEGLIGQLGVTNFDAAHLRIACASGIPLVSNQVSHSILDERASLEMSTVCNSYGVKLLAYGTLAGGFLSNKWLNSPEPNLSTTATWSQMKYKRFIDAAGGWQAYQQALDILHEVAKKHQASIANVATKYIMDRPYVAGVIIGARLGESAHINDTLRLFEFELDAVDKRDLSTARELLKPIPGDCGDEYRKPPFLTASGDLSHHLEYIPKTFEAVEGPNQSLKVFSGTPWEPMAGYCRAVRKGNTIAVSGTTATHGSLLIGGSDAGAQAAFVLDKLEAAIESLGGKLEDVVRTRIFVNSILDWEPVARAHGKKFGHIQPANTLVEAKLVGDGYLVEIEADAVL; encoded by the coding sequence ATGCAAAATTTATACACAGAATTAGCTCCAGGATTGACAATTTCAAGAGCCTTGACAGGATTATGGCAAATCGCAGATTTGGAACGCTCAGGAAACGTGTTGGATCCGTTGACTACGAGTCTTCACATGGCGCCCTATTTGGAGTCTGGGCTGACCACCTTCGATATGGCTGACCATTACGGATCGGCTGAGGTTATTGCAGGAACTTTCCGACAAAAGCATCCACTTGGAAAAAATGCTGTTTTCTTCACCAAATGGGTACCTAAACCGGGGAAATCAAGCTTTCAAGAAACCAAAGCTGCTGTTGAACTTGCCTTGGAGCGTATGCAATTGGACCAAATACCCTTGCTTCAATACCACGCATGGAATTATCTGGATCCTGTTTGGTTGGATCAGCTGTTTTGGTTGAAAGAGTTGAAGGAAGAGGGATTGATAGGGCAACTGGGCGTTACCAATTTTGATGCTGCCCACCTAAGGATTGCCTGTGCTTCAGGTATTCCATTAGTTAGTAATCAGGTTTCTCATTCGATCTTGGATGAGCGGGCATCGTTGGAAATGTCCACTGTCTGCAATTCCTATGGTGTCAAATTATTGGCTTATGGAACTTTGGCTGGTGGATTTTTGAGCAACAAATGGCTCAATAGTCCTGAACCAAACTTATCCACAACTGCTACTTGGTCACAGATGAAGTATAAGCGCTTCATAGATGCGGCAGGAGGTTGGCAGGCCTATCAGCAAGCCTTGGATATTTTGCATGAAGTGGCGAAAAAACATCAAGCATCGATCGCTAATGTAGCTACCAAGTATATCATGGACAGACCTTATGTGGCAGGGGTGATTATTGGTGCTAGATTGGGTGAGAGTGCGCATATAAACGATACTTTAAGGCTATTCGAATTTGAACTGGATGCTGTTGACAAACGTGACTTATCCACCGCAAGGGAATTGCTGAAACCTATTCCAGGGGATTGTGGAGACGAATATCGCAAGCCACCATTCTTGACTGCTTCCGGGGATCTCAGCCACCATTTAGAGTATATTCCAAAAACTTTTGAAGCAGTGGAGGGCCCCAATCAATCCTTGAAAGTATTTAGCGGTACTCCTTGGGAACCAATGGCAGGGTATTGTAGAGCTGTAAGAAAGGGAAACACCATAGCTGTATCCGGTACGACTGCTACGCACGGTTCCCTGCTTATTGGAGGGTCGGACGCAGGGGCACAAGCAGCTTTTGTTTTAGATAAACTCGAAGCAGCCATTGAGTCCCTGGGGGGAAAGTTGGAAGATGTAGTCCGGACAAGAATTTTTGTCAATTCCATTCTGGATTGGGAGCCAGTTGCCCGTGCTCATGGGAAAAAATTTGGCCATATTCAGCCTGCTAATACGTTGGTAGAGGCAAAATTGGTTGGAGATGGGTATTTGGTGGAAATCGAGGCGGATGCTGTTTTGTAA
- a CDS encoding RES family NAD+ phosphorylase, which produces MRYYRLIENLPGRTPLGYGPGSGRWNQYGTPLIYACSHTSLNFLELLSIRGPVVTKSQWSLVIFDVHAEVPFVDSTDLPEDWKHRPHPKSTQYMGTYWAQQKDSIALKVPSCRIPFVNYPQEHNLLVNPLHPDFLQQVDLIGIEPVNFLV; this is translated from the coding sequence TTGAGATACTACAGACTTATTGAGAATCTACCGGGGAGAACACCCTTAGGTTACGGTCCGGGTTCAGGAAGATGGAATCAATACGGAACCCCCTTGATCTATGCTTGTAGCCATACATCTCTCAATTTTCTGGAATTGCTAAGTATTCGAGGACCAGTGGTTACAAAAAGCCAATGGTCCTTGGTTATTTTTGATGTACATGCGGAAGTTCCCTTTGTAGATAGCACAGATCTTCCAGAAGATTGGAAACATAGACCCCATCCCAAAAGCACTCAATATATGGGAACTTATTGGGCTCAGCAAAAAGATTCTATTGCATTGAAAGTGCCTTCTTGCAGGATACCCTTCGTGAATTATCCACAGGAACATAACTTACTAGTGAATCCATTACATCCGGATTTTTTGCAGCAGGTGGATTTGATCGGAATAGAACCGGTTAACTTTTTGGTTTAG
- a CDS encoding AAA family ATPase, producing MLKKVVIIGPESTGKSTLAQQLAAYFQCPWVPEFAREYLDALDRSYTFGDLLPIAKGQLDSEDQLAEQAKNILICDTDLHVIKVWSEHKYGKLDAWVDEQVQKRVYDLYLLTAIDIPWEEDPMREHPDPAMREYFWNLYLRLIAQTGIPYEVIAGDMDVRLEKSINAIEHVLKE from the coding sequence ATGCTTAAGAAAGTGGTGATCATCGGTCCTGAATCTACCGGGAAAAGTACATTGGCTCAACAGTTGGCAGCATACTTTCAATGTCCATGGGTTCCTGAATTTGCCAGAGAATACTTGGATGCCTTGGATAGATCTTATACGTTTGGGGATTTATTACCAATAGCAAAAGGTCAATTAGACTCAGAAGATCAATTGGCAGAGCAAGCAAAAAATATATTGATCTGTGATACTGATCTGCATGTGATCAAGGTCTGGTCGGAGCATAAATATGGTAAGCTAGATGCTTGGGTCGACGAACAGGTTCAGAAGAGAGTTTACGATTTATACTTACTTACGGCTATTGATATTCCTTGGGAAGAGGATCCGATGCGAGAACATCCCGATCCAGCGATGCGAGAATACTTTTGGAATCTTTATTTACGCTTAATTGCTCAAACAGGGATTCCGTATGAAGTGATAGCGGGAGATATGGATGTACGTCTTGAAAAGTCCATAAATGCTATTGAGCACGTATTGAAGGAATAA
- a CDS encoding SDR family NAD(P)-dependent oxidoreductase gives MHVSLKGQRILVTGASRGIGRGIAEQLSTSGAELLLHYNRNEAEAKKLQESLVGKSYLVPCDLSDLNAVKGWFRGLTETYGKIDAVVNNAGIAISIPDNAPTDDWTDAWLQTMNVNINALAIITKEFIEHATTNQQGRVINISSRAAFRGDTPDYLAYAASKAAIVSYTRSIARYYGKSGIKAFIIAPGFTRTDMAQDFMDQYGEAYALNDIALKELTEPKDIAPMVTLLCSGLADHATGCTIDINAGSYVH, from the coding sequence ATGCATGTATCATTGAAAGGTCAGCGAATTTTGGTGACAGGAGCTTCCAGAGGTATTGGAAGAGGAATAGCCGAACAGTTATCCACATCAGGAGCAGAATTGTTACTGCACTACAATCGAAATGAAGCGGAGGCCAAAAAGCTTCAAGAATCCTTAGTAGGCAAAAGCTATTTAGTGCCTTGTGACCTTTCAGATTTGAATGCAGTAAAAGGCTGGTTTAGAGGATTGACGGAAACTTATGGAAAGATTGATGCAGTTGTCAACAATGCAGGGATCGCAATCTCCATACCTGACAATGCCCCAACTGATGATTGGACAGATGCTTGGCTGCAAACCATGAATGTCAATATCAATGCCTTGGCGATCATCACCAAAGAATTTATTGAACATGCCACTACAAACCAACAAGGGAGAGTTATCAACATTTCTTCTAGAGCAGCATTCCGCGGAGATACTCCGGATTACCTTGCTTATGCTGCCTCCAAAGCAGCGATAGTGAGTTACACACGCTCCATTGCACGCTACTATGGCAAATCCGGCATCAAAGCTTTCATCATTGCACCCGGTTTTACGCGCACCGACATGGCTCAGGATTTTATGGATCAGTATGGAGAGGCATATGCGTTAAATGATATTGCGCTGAAAGAATTAACCGAGCCAAAAGATATAGCCCCGATGGTTACCTTACTGTGTTCGGGGTTGGCAGATCATGCGACGGGTTGCACCATCGATATCAATGCAGGTTCGTATGTGCACTGA
- a CDS encoding DUF3050 domain-containing protein produces MNPNIENLMKAIAPHREELLAHPIYQDMKTLEDFQLFMEQHVYAVWDFMSLLKALQLRLTGSSLPWRPSGNPLVTRLINDIVLAEESDEDGKGGYCSHFELYLTAMKEAGANTQKIDRLIQDLDFGKDFRNLLMWMEIPESTKQFLLTNFALIEKGKAHEIAASFTLGREDLIPDMFRKLVNDLIQTKPGELQTLEYYFERHIHLDEDHHGPLAMRMLEDLCGNDPVKWEETTQAAIEALKVRKVLWDGIHEQILQTV; encoded by the coding sequence ATGAATCCGAATATTGAAAACTTAATGAAGGCCATAGCGCCACACAGAGAAGAGTTGCTTGCACATCCGATTTATCAAGACATGAAGACCTTGGAAGATTTTCAGCTGTTCATGGAACAACATGTCTATGCTGTATGGGACTTTATGAGCTTGTTGAAGGCTTTGCAACTTCGATTGACGGGAAGCAGTCTGCCGTGGAGACCCTCTGGTAATCCCTTGGTAACCCGTTTGATTAACGATATCGTATTGGCTGAAGAGTCGGATGAGGATGGAAAAGGAGGGTATTGCAGTCATTTTGAACTGTATCTTACTGCTATGAAAGAAGCGGGGGCCAATACACAGAAAATCGATCGATTGATACAAGATTTGGATTTTGGAAAAGACTTCCGAAACTTATTGATGTGGATGGAAATCCCTGAAAGCACCAAACAATTCCTCTTGACGAACTTTGCATTAATTGAAAAAGGGAAAGCACATGAAATAGCGGCTTCCTTTACCTTGGGAAGAGAGGATTTAATTCCCGATATGTTTAGAAAACTTGTCAATGACCTGATTCAAACCAAACCAGGTGAATTGCAAACCCTAGAATATTACTTTGAAAGACACATCCATTTAGACGAAGACCATCATGGACCTTTGGCAATGCGCATGCTGGAAGACCTTTGCGGTAACGATCCTGTAAAGTGGGAGGAAACCACACAAGCTGCTATCGAAGCATTGAAAGTCCGTAAAGTCCTATGGGATGGTATACATGAGCAGATCCTTCAGACAGTTTAA
- a CDS encoding GNAT family N-acetyltransferase — protein MYQIRKGKIEDLPRVLELVKELALYEKAPEQVINTVEKMEQDGFGPQPVFGFYVAIKEATQEIIGISIYYYRYSTWKGKRLYLEDIVVTESERGNGAGKLLFDQTMQKCLDDGCSGMTWQVLDWNEPAINFYKKYGADLDGEWINCNLQDYQIREILK, from the coding sequence ATGTATCAGATCAGAAAAGGAAAAATTGAGGACCTGCCAAGGGTATTGGAATTGGTAAAAGAGCTTGCCTTATATGAAAAAGCCCCAGAACAAGTTATCAACACTGTGGAAAAAATGGAACAGGATGGCTTTGGACCTCAGCCTGTTTTTGGATTTTATGTTGCTATCAAAGAAGCTACTCAAGAAATCATAGGCATCTCCATCTATTATTATCGCTACAGTACTTGGAAAGGGAAGCGATTGTATCTAGAAGATATTGTCGTGACAGAATCCGAACGGGGGAATGGTGCAGGAAAGCTGCTATTTGACCAAACCATGCAAAAATGTTTGGATGATGGATGCTCTGGAATGACATGGCAAGTACTGGATTGGAACGAACCCGCCATTAATTTTTATAAGAAATACGGCGCTGACCTTGATGGAGAGTGGATCAACTGTAACCTACAGGATTATCAAATTAGAGAGATACTTAAATGA
- a CDS encoding APC family permease translates to MGNTTLQRQLGLTGLVATGVCSMLGASINVVPFMIQKHVPGIGAWVLPAFLFAAIPALFAAYAYAALATGMPKAGGSYIYASRGLHPYLGFVASFSQWFGLSIVIGVVAYVTIPFLRDIAEALQWEGLALGLETGLVRIGLALALIWTYVWINIRGLQSYQKSIIPLMVLMFGMGGVVIITGFFFNQDDFTQAVVDKTGSFPLMEKSSDFKLSTFLSAGALLFASFIGFDSIAQAGGEAKNPGRNLPVAIGLTIGIVGLYYVLFTMAVYNTIPWEYVAQEANQRDITAPGLLAPLLPDYLILLIVAGAAVALINDLPAMLLSVSRLVFAWSEDGIFPKTLSNLHTTNQTPYNALILSGIVASVGVLGSHFAGNFFLGIDIMVTSMMVNFLLICLTLAKIDSINPSISSKLLLAKNVSTRKIIAWTGVATLSFFLVVHTYKDLITEVEAWYFHSTYVWILVMILASLIFFLKFRKLKKIH, encoded by the coding sequence ATGGGTAACACAACTCTCCAAAGACAACTTGGACTCACTGGTTTGGTGGCCACAGGTGTATGCTCCATGTTGGGAGCTTCCATCAATGTAGTGCCATTTATGATTCAAAAACACGTACCTGGTATAGGAGCCTGGGTGTTGCCTGCGTTTTTGTTTGCAGCCATCCCGGCACTTTTCGCAGCATATGCCTATGCTGCCCTTGCGACCGGCATGCCCAAAGCAGGTGGAAGTTATATTTATGCTAGTCGAGGTCTGCATCCGTATCTGGGATTTGTAGCCTCATTTTCCCAGTGGTTTGGATTATCTATTGTAATTGGAGTGGTAGCGTATGTTACTATACCCTTTCTACGAGATATTGCCGAAGCACTTCAATGGGAAGGTTTAGCTCTAGGCCTGGAAACAGGATTGGTCAGGATAGGACTGGCCTTAGCCTTGATTTGGACCTATGTGTGGATAAATATCCGCGGTCTTCAATCCTACCAAAAGTCAATTATCCCCTTAATGGTATTGATGTTTGGAATGGGAGGAGTGGTCATCATCACCGGATTTTTCTTCAATCAAGATGATTTCACACAAGCAGTTGTGGATAAAACAGGCAGCTTTCCTCTGATGGAGAAATCCTCCGATTTTAAGTTATCCACATTCCTTTCAGCAGGAGCACTCTTGTTTGCGAGTTTTATTGGTTTTGATTCCATTGCACAGGCAGGGGGTGAAGCTAAAAATCCGGGAAGGAATTTACCCGTCGCCATAGGCTTGACAATTGGAATTGTGGGGCTATACTATGTATTATTCACCATGGCTGTTTATAATACCATTCCATGGGAATATGTAGCACAGGAAGCCAATCAGCGGGACATCACCGCCCCTGGGCTCCTTGCACCACTTTTACCTGATTACCTCATCCTATTGATTGTGGCAGGCGCGGCAGTAGCATTGATCAACGATCTGCCCGCGATGTTGCTCTCGGTATCACGGTTAGTTTTCGCTTGGTCTGAAGATGGGATTTTTCCCAAAACTTTGTCAAACTTGCATACTACCAACCAAACTCCATACAATGCCTTAATCTTAAGTGGAATTGTTGCAAGCGTGGGTGTATTGGGAAGTCATTTCGCAGGCAATTTCTTTTTGGGTATCGATATCATGGTGACTTCTATGATGGTCAATTTTCTGTTGATTTGTCTCACCTTGGCAAAAATTGACAGCATTAATCCCTCCATTTCATCCAAACTCCTTCTTGCCAAAAACGTATCCACACGTAAAATCATAGCTTGGACTGGTGTCGCTACCCTAAGTTTTTTTCTGGTTGTCCACACCTACAAGGATCTCATTACCGAAGTCGAGGCCTGGTATTTTCACTCCACCTATGTTTGGATTTTGGTCATGATACTTGCCTCCTTGATTTTCTTCCTTAAATTTAGAAAGCTCAAAAAGATTCACTGA
- a CDS encoding pyridoxal-phosphate dependent enzyme yields MEFPSLAAIQAAHARIQPFIHHTPILKSDAINELAGCEIYFKCENFQKVGAFKARGAANAVMKLTPEQKANGVATHSSGNHAAALARAATVAGIPSYIVMPSNAPEIKKKAVKGYGGEIIECEPNLMARETTLQTVVEKTGATFIPPYDFMDVVEGQATCALEMWSEGIAFDTIMAPVGGGGLLGGTALTTKYISPTTQVIAGEPAGADDAYRSFHAKKLIPMEGPKTISDGLLTSLGKINFEIIMEHVDDILTVNDDEIIEAMRLIYERMKIVIEPSCAVPLAALLKNKERFTGQKVGIILSGGNVDLAKLPFK; encoded by the coding sequence ATGGAATTTCCAAGTTTGGCGGCTATCCAAGCAGCACATGCACGCATACAGCCCTTCATTCACCATACTCCCATCCTGAAATCAGATGCCATTAATGAGCTTGCTGGCTGTGAGATTTATTTCAAGTGTGAAAATTTTCAGAAAGTTGGGGCTTTCAAAGCAAGAGGTGCTGCCAATGCTGTGATGAAGTTGACTCCAGAGCAAAAGGCAAATGGTGTAGCCACCCATTCTTCAGGTAATCATGCAGCAGCCTTGGCGCGAGCTGCTACGGTAGCGGGTATTCCTTCTTACATTGTCATGCCTTCTAATGCTCCCGAAATCAAAAAGAAGGCAGTCAAAGGATATGGAGGTGAAATTATCGAATGTGAGCCCAACTTGATGGCTCGAGAAACTACCTTGCAAACGGTGGTTGAAAAAACTGGGGCTACGTTCATCCCTCCTTACGACTTTATGGATGTGGTGGAGGGACAGGCAACCTGTGCCTTAGAAATGTGGAGCGAAGGTATAGCTTTTGATACGATCATGGCTCCTGTCGGTGGAGGTGGCTTGCTAGGAGGAACTGCGCTGACTACCAAGTATATTTCGCCAACCACACAGGTGATCGCTGGAGAACCCGCAGGTGCTGATGACGCCTATCGTTCGTTTCATGCCAAAAAACTGATACCTATGGAGGGCCCAAAGACTATATCTGATGGCTTGTTAACTTCCTTAGGCAAAATTAATTTCGAAATCATCATGGAACATGTAGACGACATCTTGACGGTCAATGATGATGAAATCATCGAAGCCATGCGCTTGATTTATGAGCGGATGAAAATTGTTATCGAGCCCAGTTGTGCTGTTCCTCTTGCCGCATTGTTAAAAAATAAAGAACGTTTTACTGGTCAGAAAGTGGGAATTATTTTATCCGGAGGTAATGTGGATTTGGCCAAACTGCCATTTAAATAA
- a CDS encoding GxxExxY protein has protein sequence MDDINDISRQIIGKAYMVYNTLGPGFLEKVYENSLAYELKMSDLSVSQQQPINVYYEEQLVGIYNCDLLVDNRILVEIKAIKELEKIHFAQVLNYLKASDLNLGLLINFGPEGIKVKRIVNGWVV, from the coding sequence ATGGATGATATAAATGACATTTCAAGACAGATAATTGGAAAGGCTTACATGGTTTACAATACCTTAGGTCCGGGTTTTTTGGAGAAGGTGTATGAGAATTCCTTGGCTTATGAATTGAAAATGAGCGACTTGTCCGTCTCTCAACAACAGCCTATAAATGTCTATTATGAAGAGCAACTGGTAGGTATTTATAACTGTGATCTATTGGTGGACAATAGAATTCTTGTAGAAATCAAGGCTATCAAAGAACTGGAAAAAATCCATTTTGCTCAAGTTTTAAACTACTTGAAAGCATCTGATTTGAACCTTGGACTATTAATCAACTTTGGTCCGGAAGGTATAAAAGTGAAACGGATAGTAAATGGGTGGGTAGTCTAG